The following are encoded together in the Dyella terrae genome:
- a CDS encoding S8 family serine peptidase produces the protein MDGGLGGMRFRQVSVFVWMALGLSACGGGGGNGNVKPASPYTPPSPGYQPPSPGQGGGSTPPTTPPTTPPTTPPPPTPPADAQLSLTNTYAAQKAGFIGTGVTIGVVDTGIMRSNPALAGKVTKELTYIDPSTNNLSVDDVIGHGTWVSEIAAGSAFGKFAGGIAPGASLVSARILPDNAGDDNGSTAPSTVTASTAQFLQSVNADLINAHVKVMNNSWGGITWSASDTATTKAFHDAYSPYVNTWGGLVVFAAGNDSQANPSTTASLPSMPGAQDLEKGWLTVVAVNSNNPTQLSSYSNKCGVAMHYCLAAPGEVIVSGKDDTASKQSTWIVGGTSFAAPAVSGAAALVWQAFPYFTNDQVRQTLLGTADDLGAPGVDPVFGYGMLDVGNAVKGPGKFDWGTFNATLNTNSTWGNAISGAGGLTKDGAGTLTLTQAPSYQGDTHIVHGTLAAPSLAGALYIDNVDAVMTGAHSFGADVQNLGTLVVAGGDVHVSGSYYQGFTPTDGQTGRLALELGRTLNVDGKAVLAGGNLYVIGAMQGYVVNAHTTVLTAKGGLTGQFTALDVAPGVLLSATPGYDANNAWLNVTQVQASAVSGMNYTPASYSAAQRVDNAFSAINAQLAQGGSTSGSGPAPTGFVEGAANLQQTQSTAALQRSLESLSGQLHAASTAMTFEAIDAGTRALSDHFDGLVDTHTTGGWAQTLGYHGSMSRSGYGDVGYDLSGWMAGQDRKLGSNGVVGFALSQSQGLGRLAEYADQGTSNAVEGMLYGGVVQDNWYTMGRLGYGTYRENMRRHLELGSDFAGVASDTNGRYTVAYGESGYRASLGGVQFTPYANMQYAHIQRDGFNELGGYGFGLKSGTQNVERWQAGVGVRAGHEWPLAGGGSLNLQGRMQWQQAFAVNGDVFDASFTGVDQWAPVGGVGVSRYEGQVGLSLDWTMSARSSLQFGMDQYFGQNGQGMMGMLNYRLNF, from the coding sequence ATGGACGGTGGTCTGGGCGGAATGCGCTTTCGCCAGGTGAGTGTGTTTGTGTGGATGGCGCTGGGCCTGAGCGCCTGCGGCGGCGGTGGCGGCAATGGCAACGTCAAGCCGGCTTCGCCTTACACGCCGCCTAGTCCTGGCTACCAACCACCTTCGCCCGGCCAGGGCGGTGGCAGCACGCCGCCGACGACCCCACCCACGACACCACCGACCACGCCACCGCCGCCTACGCCGCCAGCCGATGCGCAGTTATCGCTGACCAACACCTATGCGGCCCAGAAGGCAGGGTTCATCGGAACCGGTGTGACGATCGGCGTGGTCGACACCGGCATCATGCGCAGTAACCCCGCGCTTGCCGGCAAGGTCACCAAAGAGCTGACCTACATCGACCCCAGCACCAACAACCTGTCGGTGGACGACGTCATCGGCCACGGTACGTGGGTGTCCGAGATCGCGGCGGGCAGCGCCTTCGGCAAATTCGCTGGCGGCATCGCGCCGGGCGCATCGCTGGTGTCGGCCCGCATCCTTCCCGACAACGCAGGCGACGACAACGGCAGCACGGCACCTTCCACGGTGACCGCGTCGACCGCGCAGTTCCTGCAGTCCGTCAATGCCGACCTGATCAACGCCCACGTCAAGGTCATGAACAATTCCTGGGGCGGCATTACCTGGAGCGCCAGCGACACGGCGACCACCAAGGCGTTCCACGACGCCTACAGCCCCTACGTCAATACGTGGGGTGGTCTTGTCGTGTTCGCGGCAGGCAACGATTCGCAGGCCAATCCCAGTACGACGGCGTCGCTGCCCAGCATGCCCGGTGCACAGGACCTCGAAAAAGGCTGGCTGACCGTGGTCGCGGTGAACAGCAATAACCCCACGCAGTTGTCGAGCTATTCCAACAAGTGCGGCGTCGCCATGCACTACTGCCTGGCGGCGCCCGGTGAAGTCATCGTCAGCGGCAAAGACGACACTGCATCTAAGCAAAGCACCTGGATTGTCGGCGGCACCTCGTTCGCGGCGCCAGCGGTTTCAGGCGCCGCCGCGTTGGTATGGCAGGCCTTCCCGTACTTCACCAACGATCAGGTGCGGCAGACGTTGCTCGGCACGGCCGACGATCTCGGTGCACCCGGCGTTGATCCGGTGTTTGGCTACGGCATGCTCGATGTGGGCAACGCAGTGAAGGGGCCTGGGAAGTTTGACTGGGGTACGTTCAACGCCACGCTCAATACCAACTCCACCTGGGGCAACGCCATCAGCGGTGCTGGCGGCCTCACTAAGGATGGTGCCGGTACGCTCACGCTGACACAGGCGCCGAGCTATCAGGGTGATACGCACATTGTGCACGGCACGTTGGCGGCGCCATCGCTCGCCGGTGCGCTTTACATCGACAACGTCGATGCCGTCATGACCGGCGCGCACAGTTTCGGCGCGGACGTCCAAAACCTTGGCACCCTGGTTGTTGCTGGCGGCGACGTACACGTCAGCGGCAGCTACTACCAGGGCTTCACCCCCACCGACGGCCAGACGGGGCGGCTCGCGTTGGAACTGGGGCGCACTCTCAATGTCGATGGCAAAGCCGTGCTCGCTGGCGGCAATCTCTACGTCATCGGCGCCATGCAGGGCTACGTCGTCAACGCGCACACCACCGTGCTTACGGCGAAGGGTGGGCTGACGGGTCAGTTCACCGCACTCGATGTAGCGCCGGGCGTGTTGCTGTCGGCTACGCCCGGCTATGACGCCAACAACGCCTGGTTGAACGTCACCCAGGTGCAGGCCAGTGCCGTCAGCGGCATGAACTACACCCCGGCCTCGTACAGCGCGGCGCAGCGCGTCGACAACGCCTTCAGCGCCATCAACGCACAGCTCGCACAAGGTGGCTCGACGTCGGGCAGTGGCCCGGCGCCTACCGGTTTCGTCGAGGGCGCAGCCAACCTCCAGCAAACGCAGTCGACCGCCGCACTGCAGCGCTCGTTGGAAAGTCTCTCCGGCCAATTGCACGCTGCCAGTACCGCGATGACGTTCGAAGCTATCGATGCGGGCACACGCGCGCTGTCCGATCACTTCGACGGGCTGGTCGACACGCACACCACCGGTGGCTGGGCACAGACACTGGGTTATCACGGCAGCATGAGCCGCAGCGGTTACGGCGATGTCGGCTACGACCTCAGCGGCTGGATGGCAGGCCAGGATCGCAAGCTGGGCAGCAACGGAGTGGTGGGTTTCGCGCTGAGCCAGAGCCAAGGCCTAGGCCGCCTCGCGGAGTATGCCGACCAAGGTACCAGCAACGCCGTCGAAGGCATGCTGTACGGCGGCGTAGTACAGGACAACTGGTACACCATGGGCCGGCTCGGCTATGGCACCTACCGGGAAAACATGCGGCGTCATCTCGAACTGGGCAGCGATTTCGCGGGCGTGGCCAGTGACACCAACGGTCGCTACACCGTGGCGTATGGCGAAAGCGGCTATCGCGCATCGCTCGGCGGTGTGCAGTTCACGCCTTACGCCAACATGCAGTACGCACACATCCAGCGCGACGGCTTCAACGAGCTGGGCGGCTACGGTTTTGGCCTGAAGTCCGGGACGCAAAACGTGGAGCGGTGGCAAGCCGGCGTCGGCGTGCGTGCCGGTCACGAGTGGCCACTCGCCGGCGGCGGTAGCCTCAATCTGCAGGGCCGGATGCAATGGCAGCAGGCGTTCGCTGTGAATGGTGATGTGTTCGACGCGAGTTTTACCGGCGTGGATCAGTGGGCACCGGTAGGGGGCGTGGGCGTATCGCGCTACGAGGGGCAGGTGGGGTTGTCGCTGGATTGGACGATGTCAGCGCGGTCGAGCTTGCAGTTCGGGATGGATCAGTATTTTGGGCAGAACGGTCAGGGGATGATGGGGATGCTCAACTATCGGTTGAATTTCTGA
- a CDS encoding autotransporter serine protease, with translation MHTVMHGLRYRRGAVLVWLALGLGACGGGGGNTKPSQPATPPSTPSTPPSTPPSSSSVPQPPIDAQLSLTNTYAAHSAGYTGAGVTIGIVDTGVMATHPALAGRVIKELTYVDPSTNNLSIDDVNGHGTYVAEIAAGKPFGQFAGGIATGADIVSARIIDDNAPDDNGSTASAPVTGSDAIPLGQVNADLIANGVKVMNNSWGGISWASTDTATTQAFDNAYEPFINSWGGLVVFAAGNDSQANPSTIAALPSLAPDLQKGWLVVVAVNSNSPTQLDSYSNKCGIAMNYCLGAPGDVIVSGKSDTSTSNETYWIVEGTSLAAPQVSGAAALVWQAYPYFTNDLVRQTLLGTADPLGGSQPNATFGYGELDVGKAVNGPEQFNWGDVTVSFSGTSSWNNPISGAGGLIKQGTGTLTLTQPSSYTGLTQVQGGMLVAASLASSVSIGAQGVLSATPTIGGSVTNAGVLAMAGTDTTVGGNYVQQGAGRLAVSLGSALRVSGTATLSGGDLYVTGINQGYQANTHTDVLTANGGISGTFSALNVATGVLLNAQLNYNATDAWLNVSQVQASAVTGVTYTPASFGAAQRVDAAFSQINAQVGSGATVTGNPLPSSFINGAASLQQTATASALQQSLNSLSGQLHAASAAMTFDAMDAGTRALSQRFDQLGDVYATGGWTQNLGSYGSMDHSGYNNVGYDLSGWMVGQDRRLGSNGVLGFAVSQSEDLGRLDEFADQGRSRAVEGMLYGGIVQNQWYAMGRLGMGTYREDMRRHLELGSDVESVANDTNGTYDVAYGESGYRMQWGGVNVTPYMNLQYANIRTDGFDELGGDGFGLKAAAQAIERWQAGAGLRAGSDWTMSGGSRLSLQAHLLWQRAFSMRGDVLDASFAVLNQWAPVGGIGLSRYGGDAGLNLAWSISRRASLSLGLDQYVAQHEHGKMDTLAYRLAF, from the coding sequence ATGCATACGGTGATGCACGGTTTGCGCTACCGCCGCGGGGCGGTGCTGGTATGGCTGGCGCTTGGCCTGGGGGCCTGCGGTGGCGGGGGTGGCAATACAAAGCCCAGCCAGCCGGCCACCCCACCCTCGACACCTTCGACGCCGCCGTCGACACCACCCTCGTCGTCGTCGGTGCCTCAGCCGCCCATCGATGCGCAGTTGAGCCTGACCAACACCTATGCCGCGCACAGTGCTGGCTATACCGGGGCGGGCGTCACCATCGGCATCGTGGACACCGGCGTGATGGCCACACACCCGGCGCTGGCGGGGCGTGTGATCAAAGAGCTGACCTATGTCGATCCGAGCACCAACAACCTCAGCATCGACGACGTCAATGGCCATGGCACCTACGTGGCGGAGATCGCGGCAGGCAAGCCCTTCGGGCAGTTTGCCGGCGGCATCGCGACGGGTGCGGATATCGTGTCGGCGCGCATCATCGACGACAACGCGCCGGACGATAACGGTTCCACCGCCTCGGCACCGGTGACGGGTTCCGATGCGATTCCCCTGGGGCAGGTGAATGCGGACCTGATCGCTAACGGCGTGAAGGTGATGAACAACTCCTGGGGTGGCATCAGCTGGGCCTCGACGGATACGGCGACAACGCAGGCCTTCGACAACGCATACGAGCCCTTCATCAATAGCTGGGGTGGTCTGGTGGTGTTCGCCGCGGGCAATGACTCGCAGGCCAATCCGAGCACCATCGCGGCGCTGCCGAGTCTGGCGCCCGATCTCCAGAAGGGTTGGCTAGTGGTCGTCGCGGTCAACAGCAACAGCCCAACGCAACTGGACAGTTACTCCAACAAGTGCGGCATCGCGATGAACTACTGCCTGGGGGCGCCGGGTGATGTGATCGTGAGCGGCAAAAGCGACACCAGCACCAGCAACGAAACCTACTGGATTGTCGAAGGCACTTCACTCGCGGCGCCGCAGGTATCGGGCGCGGCGGCACTGGTGTGGCAGGCCTATCCGTACTTCACCAATGATCTGGTGCGACAGACTTTGCTGGGCACGGCGGATCCGCTCGGCGGCTCGCAACCCAACGCGACCTTCGGTTACGGTGAACTCGACGTCGGCAAGGCGGTGAATGGCCCGGAGCAGTTCAACTGGGGTGATGTCACCGTGAGTTTCAGTGGCACCTCTAGCTGGAACAATCCTATCTCCGGCGCTGGCGGCCTGATCAAGCAAGGCACCGGCACGCTCACGCTGACGCAACCGTCCAGCTACACCGGCTTGACGCAGGTGCAGGGCGGCATGCTGGTGGCCGCATCGCTGGCATCGAGTGTCAGCATTGGGGCGCAAGGCGTGCTGAGCGCAACGCCGACGATCGGCGGCTCGGTGACTAACGCGGGTGTGCTTGCGATGGCGGGCACGGATACCACGGTAGGCGGTAATTACGTGCAACAGGGCGCGGGTCGCCTTGCGGTATCGCTGGGATCGGCGTTGCGGGTGAGCGGCACTGCCACGCTGTCCGGTGGTGACTTGTACGTCACCGGCATCAACCAGGGTTACCAGGCCAACACGCATACGGACGTCCTGACGGCTAATGGCGGTATCTCAGGTACGTTCTCGGCGTTGAATGTGGCCACCGGCGTCCTGCTCAATGCCCAGCTCAACTACAACGCCACGGATGCGTGGTTGAACGTAAGTCAGGTACAGGCGTCTGCGGTCACTGGTGTCACCTATACGCCGGCATCGTTCGGCGCCGCGCAGCGCGTCGACGCCGCTTTCAGCCAGATCAATGCGCAGGTGGGTTCGGGTGCGACGGTGACGGGGAATCCATTGCCGAGCTCCTTCATCAACGGTGCGGCGAGCCTGCAGCAGACGGCCACGGCCAGCGCCTTGCAGCAGTCGTTGAACTCACTGTCGGGCCAGTTGCACGCAGCGAGTGCGGCAATGACCTTCGACGCGATGGATGCAGGCACGCGCGCATTGTCCCAACGCTTCGACCAACTGGGCGACGTGTACGCCACAGGTGGTTGGACACAGAACCTGGGCAGCTACGGCAGCATGGACCACAGCGGCTACAACAATGTGGGCTACGACCTGAGTGGCTGGATGGTGGGTCAGGATCGCCGCCTCGGCAGCAACGGCGTGTTGGGTTTTGCGGTGAGCCAAAGCGAAGATCTTGGACGGCTTGACGAATTCGCTGATCAGGGGCGCAGCCGCGCTGTAGAGGGCATGCTCTACGGCGGTATCGTCCAGAACCAGTGGTATGCGATGGGCCGCCTCGGCATGGGCACATATAGGGAAGACATGCGTCGCCATCTTGAATTGGGCAGCGATGTCGAGAGCGTCGCCAACGACACCAACGGAACCTACGACGTCGCCTACGGTGAAAGCGGCTACCGCATGCAGTGGGGCGGGGTAAACGTCACCCCGTACATGAACCTGCAGTACGCCAACATCCGCACCGATGGGTTTGATGAACTAGGCGGTGACGGCTTTGGGTTGAAAGCCGCGGCGCAGGCGATTGAACGCTGGCAAGCCGGTGCCGGCCTCCGTGCAGGGAGTGATTGGACGATGTCTGGCGGAAGCCGCTTGAGCCTCCAGGCGCACCTGTTGTGGCAGAGGGCTTTCAGCATGCGTGGCGATGTACTCGACGCCAGCTTTGCGGTGCTTAATCAGTGGGCGCCGGTGGGAGGCATCGGGCTGTCCCGCTATGGCGGTGATGCCGGCCTGAATCTGGCCTGGAGCATCTCGCGACGGGCCAGTCTGTCGCTGGGCCTGGACCAGTACGTCGCCCAGCATGAGCACGGCAAGATGGATACGTTGGCCTACCGACTCGCCTTCTGA
- a CDS encoding acetyl-CoA C-acyltransferase, with translation MSDVSVVIVGAKRTAIGSFLGQFTGVPTPTLGATAIRAALEQSGLAPADVTEVIMGCVLPANLGQAPARQASLGAGLPAAAGCTTINKVCGSGMKALMLGHDLIKAGSASVVVAGGMESMTNAPHMVNARTGIRYGDGTLVDHMAWDGLTNPYDGKAMGVFGELCADKYHFTREEQDTFSTESVERAKAAQASGAFADEIVPVTVASRKGEIKVDTDEQPGRSDISKIPSLKPAFRKENGTITAASSSSISDGAAALVLLSADDAKARGLKPLARIVAHATHSQEPEWFTTAPVGALHKVLEKAGWKTGDVDLFEVNEAFAVVAMAAMRELDIPRDKINVNGGACALGHPIGASGARLVVTLLNALKTRGLKRGVASLCIGGGEATAVAVELL, from the coding sequence ATGTCGGACGTCAGCGTTGTCATCGTCGGTGCCAAGCGCACTGCCATTGGCTCCTTCCTCGGCCAGTTCACCGGCGTACCCACCCCTACGCTGGGTGCCACCGCCATCCGTGCCGCGCTGGAGCAGTCCGGCCTAGCCCCCGCCGATGTCACTGAAGTCATCATGGGTTGCGTGCTGCCGGCCAACCTGGGCCAGGCTCCCGCGCGCCAGGCCTCGCTCGGCGCCGGCCTGCCCGCCGCCGCCGGCTGCACCACCATCAATAAGGTGTGCGGCTCGGGCATGAAGGCCCTCATGCTGGGCCACGACCTGATCAAGGCCGGCTCGGCCTCGGTCGTCGTCGCCGGCGGCATGGAATCGATGACCAATGCGCCGCACATGGTCAACGCACGCACGGGCATCCGCTATGGCGATGGCACGCTGGTCGACCACATGGCGTGGGACGGCCTGACCAACCCGTACGATGGCAAGGCCATGGGCGTGTTCGGCGAACTGTGCGCCGACAAGTATCACTTTACCCGTGAGGAGCAGGACACGTTCTCGACGGAATCCGTCGAGCGCGCCAAGGCCGCACAGGCATCCGGCGCCTTCGCCGATGAAATCGTCCCGGTGACGGTTGCGAGCCGCAAGGGCGAGATCAAGGTCGACACCGACGAACAGCCGGGCCGCTCCGATATCAGCAAGATCCCATCGCTGAAGCCGGCATTCCGCAAGGAAAACGGCACCATCACCGCCGCCAGCTCCTCCAGCATCTCCGATGGCGCTGCCGCGCTCGTGCTCTTGTCAGCGGATGACGCAAAAGCACGTGGTCTCAAGCCCCTCGCCCGCATTGTCGCCCATGCCACTCATTCCCAGGAGCCGGAGTGGTTTACCACCGCGCCCGTCGGTGCCCTGCACAAGGTGCTGGAAAAGGCCGGCTGGAAGACCGGCGATGTCGACCTGTTCGAAGTCAACGAAGCCTTCGCCGTGGTCGCCATGGCAGCCATGCGTGAGCTCGACATCCCGCGTGACAAGATCAACGTCAACGGCGGCGCCTGCGCCCTCGGCCACCCCATCGGCGCCAGCGGTGCCCGTCTCGTGGTCACGCTGCTCAATGCGCTGAAAACCCGTGGCCTTAAGCGCGGCGTAGCGTCGCTGTGCATCGGTGGCGGTGAGGCTACTGCCGTCGCAGTGGAACTGCTGTAA
- a CDS encoding carboxyl transferase domain-containing protein, protein MSVIASQIDPRSPDFQASSAQLKGQVDDLHRELARSAEGGGEKARDKHTSRGKLLPRERIRALLDPGSPFLELSPLAAHGMYDDAAPAAGIITGIGRVNGIEVLVVANDATVKGGTYFPMTVKKHLRAQEVALENRLPCIYLVDSGGAFLPLQDEVFPDKEHFGRIFFNQARMSGLGIPQIAVVMGSCTAGGAYVPAMSDETIIVREQGTIFLGGPPLVKAATGEVVDAEALGGADVHTSVSGVADHYAENDAHALSIARDIVASLNRKKDMPLALRAPAEPLYAADELYGIIPQDSRRPFDIREVIARIVDGSEFHEFKARYGKTLVCGFAHIHGYPVGIIANNGILFSESALKGAHFIELCNQRNVPLVFLQNITGFMVGKKYENAGIAKDGAKMVTAVACSHVPKFTVVIGGSFGAGNYAMCGRAYGARFLWMWPNSRISVMGGEQAASVLATVRRDGIEASGKSWSAEDEEAFKAPIRDQYERQGHPYYASARLWDDGIIDPADTRRVLGLAISASLNAPIEPQRYGVFRM, encoded by the coding sequence ATGAGTGTCATCGCGTCGCAGATCGATCCCCGCTCCCCGGACTTCCAGGCCAGCAGCGCGCAGTTGAAGGGTCAGGTGGACGACCTGCATCGCGAACTGGCGCGCAGCGCAGAAGGCGGTGGCGAGAAGGCCCGCGACAAGCACACGTCCCGCGGCAAGCTGCTGCCACGTGAGCGCATCCGCGCCCTGCTCGATCCCGGCTCGCCGTTCCTCGAGCTGTCGCCACTGGCCGCGCATGGCATGTACGACGATGCGGCACCGGCCGCAGGCATCATCACCGGCATCGGCCGCGTCAACGGCATCGAAGTGTTGGTGGTCGCCAACGACGCCACGGTCAAGGGCGGCACCTACTTTCCGATGACAGTGAAGAAGCACCTCCGTGCACAGGAAGTCGCGCTGGAGAACCGCCTGCCCTGCATCTATCTGGTCGACTCCGGCGGCGCTTTCCTGCCGCTACAGGATGAGGTGTTTCCGGACAAGGAACACTTCGGGCGCATTTTCTTCAACCAGGCACGCATGTCCGGCCTGGGGATTCCGCAGATCGCCGTCGTGATGGGTTCGTGTACGGCCGGTGGCGCCTATGTGCCGGCGATGAGCGACGAAACCATCATCGTGCGCGAGCAAGGCACGATCTTCCTCGGCGGCCCGCCGCTGGTGAAGGCCGCCACCGGCGAGGTGGTCGACGCGGAAGCGCTGGGTGGTGCGGATGTCCATACGTCCGTGTCGGGCGTGGCGGACCATTACGCCGAGAACGACGCACATGCACTCTCCATTGCCCGCGATATCGTCGCCAGCCTCAACCGCAAGAAGGACATGCCACTGGCGCTACGTGCGCCAGCAGAGCCCCTTTACGCTGCCGATGAGTTGTACGGCATCATCCCGCAGGACAGCCGTCGCCCGTTCGACATCCGCGAGGTGATCGCACGCATCGTCGACGGCTCGGAGTTCCACGAGTTCAAGGCGCGCTACGGCAAGACCCTGGTCTGCGGTTTCGCGCATATCCACGGCTATCCGGTGGGCATCATCGCCAACAACGGCATTCTGTTCTCGGAGTCCGCGCTCAAGGGCGCGCACTTCATCGAGTTGTGCAACCAGCGCAACGTGCCGCTGGTGTTCCTGCAGAACATCACTGGCTTCATGGTTGGCAAGAAGTACGAGAACGCAGGCATCGCAAAGGACGGCGCCAAGATGGTGACGGCCGTGGCCTGCTCCCACGTGCCCAAATTCACCGTGGTGATCGGCGGCAGCTTTGGCGCGGGCAACTACGCCATGTGCGGACGCGCCTATGGCGCACGCTTCCTGTGGATGTGGCCCAACTCGCGCATCAGCGTGATGGGCGGCGAGCAGGCCGCGTCGGTGCTCGCCACGGTGCGCCGTGATGGCATCGAAGCCAGTGGCAAGTCCTGGAGCGCGGAGGACGAAGAAGCCTTCAAGGCGCCGATCCGCGACCAGTACGAGCGCCAGGGCCATCCCTATTACGCCAGCGCCCGCCTGTGGGACGACGGCATCATCGATCCGGCCGATACGCGCCGCGTGCTGGGGCTGGCGATCTCGGCGTCGCTCAATGCACCGATCGAGCCGCAGCGCTACGGCGTGTTCCGCATGTAA
- a CDS encoding PAAR domain-containing protein — MSFPTKRPVLDGDTTTHGGIVRATGRFKVNGCRVAVLNDTVHCPQCGTATITEGDATLRAGFGVALHGFRTSCGATLISSVSV, encoded by the coding sequence ATGTCCTTCCCCACTAAACGCCCCGTACTGGACGGCGACACCACCACCCACGGCGGCATCGTTCGCGCCACGGGCCGCTTTAAGGTGAACGGTTGCCGTGTCGCTGTGCTCAATGACACGGTGCATTGCCCACAATGCGGCACCGCGACAATTACCGAAGGGGACGCGACCTTGCGCGCCGGGTTTGGCGTGGCGTTGCACGGCTTTAGGACGTCGTGCGGCGCAACACTGATTTCTAGCGTGTCGGTCTGA
- a CDS encoding M23 family metallopeptidase, with amino-acid sequence MLISYPFLAGQPREDTDPTAPHDLSHLGELTGTGQFPLTQGLDWHGGSHWEAPLSTNGDVEDVRAIADGEVVYARESDGKPARDTDPAIIDAHPLLYYKGWTSNGVVILKHVTEIGEGVDVTFYSIYQHMDTLATVGPAGHTQALKKGDKVYRKNKLGKAGTIYGQTHRIHLEIIADATNAERVMGRSSTPLTAPQGAHVVRVG; translated from the coding sequence ATGCTTATCAGTTACCCATTTCTTGCGGGGCAACCGCGCGAGGATACCGACCCGACGGCGCCGCACGACCTAAGCCACCTGGGCGAACTCACCGGCACCGGCCAGTTTCCCCTGACACAAGGGCTCGATTGGCATGGCGGCTCGCACTGGGAGGCACCGCTGTCGACTAACGGCGATGTGGAGGACGTGCGCGCCATCGCGGATGGTGAAGTGGTCTATGCACGCGAAAGCGACGGCAAGCCCGCGCGCGATACCGACCCCGCCATTATCGACGCCCACCCGCTGCTCTACTACAAAGGCTGGACGAGCAATGGCGTTGTGATCCTGAAACACGTAACGGAAATCGGTGAAGGCGTGGACGTCACCTTCTATTCGATTTACCAGCATATGGACACGCTCGCCACGGTGGGGCCAGCGGGCCACACGCAAGCGCTGAAAAAGGGTGACAAGGTTTACCGCAAAAATAAGTTAGGCAAGGCCGGCACGATCTATGGGCAAACCCACCGCATCCATCTGGAAATCATTGCTGACGCGACGAACGCCGAGCGCGTGATGGGGCGCAGCAGCACCCCGCTAACCGCGCCACAGGGGGCGCACGTCGTGCGTGTGGGGTGA